CAAAAAGTTTACAGAGGCGGTTTCAGGGTCTTTGGCAATCACACCAAAATTGTGGTTATACTTAATGTTACCCTCTCCCTGTACAAAAAATCGGTTTACCCGAATATCTACGCCGTCTTTTTCGGACATTTCCGTTTTAACCAATAGCTGAAATCCGTACAAACCACCAATCTCCTGATAATCCCCACCTGAACGGGCTTTATCGGCAATCTCGTTGAGCTTGGTTCCAACCTGTTTGGCGTTCGCATTAGGAGATAAGCCGTCCAACTGTACAGGATTTAAGATTTTGCCATCCTGCCGTTTTTGTATGCGTTGCTGTAAGTTGTCCCAATCGGTTGTCATTCGGATGAGGCGTGATTGAGCTGCGCTAAATTCTTCTGTATAGTTTTCTAATTTGGATTTTGCACTATACTTGGAACGGTTAAACGCTTGCTTTTCGCTTTCCAATCCGGCAATCTGTTTTTCAACTCTTGCCTTATCCAGCAGGTCTGTGTTTCCTGACAGGATTGCCACGTATTCAGAGAAATTCATACCCGATTTTTCGTCCATACTGCCCTCGTCAATAATTCTCTTACCAAGATTGTTGGACTTTAATTGGTCGATAAAAAGCTGTTTGTTAAACAGCAGGTTAAATTTGTAGCTATCCAGCGATTTCTCCACGGCATATATGATGACATCTACTTTGTTATCGGCAAAATGTTTGGCAATCTCATTGCCTTTACGGATTGCCCTACCGTCACGCTGGGCAAGGTCGGATGGTCGCCACGGTGTGTCCAAATGATGAACGGCAACAGCTCTTTTCTGTGCGTTCACACCTGTTCCAAGCATACTCGTTGAGCCGAACAGCACACGGATTTTACCCTCGTTCATTCCCTTGATAAGCTCCTTACGTTGTTTGTCGGTTTTGGCTTCCTGAATAAACCGGATTTCATTCGCAGGTATGTTGTGGTCTTCCACGAGCTTGCGTTTGATTTCAGAGTACACATTCCACTCGTTCGGCTTATATGTTCCCAAATCCGAGAACACGAATTGTGTTCCTTTCTGTGCATTGTATTTATTGTAATATTTCGCAATATTATTGGCACAGTGAGAGGCTTTGTTGTCGGGGTGGTCTTCGTATATACCGCTTACCATTCGCATATCCAATGACATCTTACGGGCGTAATCCGTTGCGATAAGCATTTTCGCTTTTTCTTCCGATTTTGATAACGGGTGTCTTCCCAGCAAAGTTGCATCGCCTGACTTCGCAAATTCCATCAGGTTCTGTATAAACTCCGCTTGGTCGGGCGTAGGCGGAATGTTGTAAAGGATTTCGTTTTTTTCAGGACGGTCAATGCCTATATCCCTTGCCGTCCTATAATCCGTTATTTCCGAGTAGAACTGTGCAAGCTCCGGTACTTTGATGAAATAACGGAAGCGTTCTTTTGCTACAATATTGTTGGCGACCGAAAACTCGTAATCGGTCGTCTTACGTGCGTAAATAGCTGCCCACGCATCAAAACAGTTAATGCCCTGTTTTTCCAATGCCCTCGGGCGTAGGTATTTGAAAAGCAAGTACAATTCGGTCAATGAATTGCTAATAGTCGTTCCCGAAAGAAAGGTAGCCCCCATATCCGCATTGGTTCGCTCCTGAATGGTACGGATAGCAAAAAGCAGGTTCATTGCTTTTTGGCTACCGTCCACGTTACCCAATCCAGCAACACGACTATGACGGGTATTGAACATTAGATTTTTAAATTGGTGGCTCTCGTCGATAAATAAATGGTCTATACCCATCATTTTAAAATCGACTATATCATCTTTGCGGTTCTCAATATCGTGCTGTAAAGTCTTTAGCTTCACTTCGAGATTGTCTTTTCGCTTGATAGCTCCGGCAAGCATACCCCTTGTTACTTCCGCACCGTCAGCCTCCATTGTATATAGGTTTCGCTCCACGTTATCCAATTCTATTTCGAGGATTTCCTTTTGGATTTCGGGGCTTTGGGGTATCATTCCGAATTGGTCGTGCGTGAGAATTACACAATCCCAATCATTGTTTTTTATATCCCCGAATATCCGGAGGCGTTTTTGTGGAGTGAAATCTTCCTTGCCAGGGAACAGTATCTTTGCGTGTGGGTACGCTGTTCTGTAGGCTTCGGCGATTTCGTGTACATTACTTTTTAATCCTATTATCATTGGTTTGTGTGCCAAGCCCAAACGCTTCATTTCCTGTGCGGCAGTACACATAACCAATGTTTTCCCAGCACCGACCTCGTGGTCGCAAATAGCACCGTTATTCAGCTTAATCATCCAAACGGTGTCCTTTTGACTATTGTACAAGTCTTCGATACCTAATGCTTTGCGGTCTAAGCCTGCAAAATCCTGATGGCTTCCGTCATAGTTTGGACGTACAAAACAGTTAAAGGTATCGTTGTATTGGTCGGTCAGTCGGGTTTTGAACTCATCACTTTGGGCGTGTAGCCAATCTGTAAAAGTGGTGCGTATTTCGTCAATTTTGGAATTAGCCATTTGTATAGCTTCCATATCTTTGACCTTGACTTCCTGCCCGTCTATTTCGACTTTCTTGGTTATATCGGGTGTGGTATTGACAAGGGCGTGCTTCATCAAAGCCACGCCGTCAAACGTCCGGCTTTCAGCCTTGACCGCATACTTGACCCAAATGTTTTGATTGCCCTGATTACAGATTACGGAAAAATCATCGGAGCTGTCCGAATAGTGGATTTTTACATCTGCATCAAAAAGGTGTGAGGCAAATTTGGCATAAACGCCAGTGGGTATCCAGCGTTCGCCGAGGTTGAAGTCCAGCTCCTCAAATTCGATACGTCTTGGTCTGGCTTCCACTAATGCCGTAAGGCTTTGTTTGGCTTCCTTATCATCGGGATTTTGTTCAACGCAGGCTCTGATTTCTTTGGCTTTTTCAACTACGTTACCAGCTATCCAGCGTTCGGCTATTTCGTACTCCCTTTCCAATGGATTATAGAAAATACGACCGTGTAAATGCTCTTTCAAGGCATCGGCGGTCATATTGCTGATTTCGGACATATAGTCCAAATCCACACTTCCGTATTTGTTCAACGAGGATGCTAATGCTTCTTGTGGGTTGTCGGTTGCTAATCTTGTGGTAGAGAAACTTACGGGGTGGCTAAATATATCCGCTTTCTGAACGATGCCGCCTTTCACACGCTCCAAATACGGAATTTCCTTTCCTGCACTGTCGGTCTTTATCAGCTTGATATTATCGGCACTGTTCAAGTTGCTATACTTTTTGACAAAGGCATCGTACAGGCGGTTAAGGTTTTCTCTTTCCTCCTGATGCTCCGTTTGTTTTTCGGCTTCTTTTTGATACAAGTCGTTGTAAGTATCACGCACGGCAATATAGGCTTCGGCTCTTGCTTGTTGGGCTGACGGCAGTTGCAAGGGATGGAAAATTGCCGTTCCGTTTTCTTTATCAACCTCCTGCAAATGACCGACCCAACCATTGTCCACAACAAGACAGTCGTTACGGTGGTACGACTGCAATTCCTGACTATATAATGCAGGTTCGGGAATGGTAACAGGAACGGCTACGGAAACGGCTGGCTTGTCGGCTTGGCCATTCCCGTTTTGTTGTGAAAACAAATCTCCGGTTGCTTCCTGTTCATTGCTGTTGGGTTGGCTTGTTCTATTTACCGTACCATTAGGAGCAGGAGGCGTGTACGGTTGTTGCATCGCCTCACTGAATAAGTCCGTTTGGCGATTGATAGGCGTTCTACGTCTATTGATTGTTTGCCTTTTGGTTCTTGTGGCTCGCTTGGGTGGAGCAAGAACGGCGACAGGTTCGCCAGCATTTGCAAACAGGTCGAAAATACTTAACTGCGTAAATTCTTGTGGGCTTTCCTGCACAATGGTTGGTGGCGTAAAACGAGGGAGTTCCGGCTGAATGATTTCACGCTCTATAACCGGAGGTGGTGTTGGCTGTACCGGAATTTGTACGATAGGCTCATCGTTTTGTCTGCCTCTATACAAAGATAAATTCAGATACTTTCCAAAATCATCGGAAAGCATTTGTTTAAGGTTCTTGGCAATGCCTTCAACGCCGCCTTGGTGGGTATAGATTAGAGCAGGTTGCCCGTAAGGGTCGGTATCTACTTTCCAATGCGTATTTATAATTCTTGCACCGTCATTAAATATTGCATTGCTGGGTGTACCATATCCTGTTTTGTTGCTTTGGCAAAACAGATCTTCCCTTTCGGTCAGATTTTGTTTTGCCGTATTCTTTTGCAGGATTATCAGGTCGGAGCCGACCTCTGTACCTGCATAATCCGAAAACAGATTATTAGGTAAGCGGATAGCCGAAACCAAATTGTTGTTTTCCATTAATACCCTGCGTATCGGCTCATTCTTCGGACTGTTTAAAATTCCCTGTGAAGTAATGAATGCCTGCAAACCGCCCTCACGGAGCATATCATTCCCTTTTAAAAAGAAATAGTTATGAATGCTTCGGGCAGCTTGTATTTTTGCAGGGTCTTTACTTCGGGAATACGAAAGGTCAAACACAGAGGTATCGCCAAAAGGGATATTGCTTGCAATAACGTCATAGTTGTTTTGTTCCTTCTCGGGGATTTCCTCAAAGCCACTTACACGGATATTGCTTTCAGGATAGAGGTGCTTTAGGATTTTGCCTGTGAGTACATCCTTTTCATAAGCAGTAACTTTGGTTTGGCTCTCTGCAAAGGACTGAACAAAAGCCCCGATACCTGCGGAGGGTTCGAGGAATTTGTCAATGTTCAAGCCGCTATCACGTATTGCCTGTGCAATGGCATCTATAACCTGTGGCGGTGTATAAAAAGCAGTCAGCACCGAGCTTTTCATACTATCCACGTATTGGCGGTATTGCTTTTCATCCGTAGCGTTTTCTTTTAGAAGTTGGTGGAGTTCCTGCGTAATCGGGAATAAATCGTGTTCGGTCTTCCTCCAATGATTGATGTCAATTTCATTTGCTATGGGGTTCAATACGAATTTAAGACCGCCAAATCCGCTATAACGCATCATTAGCAGTCTTTCTTCTGCGGTCGCTTGTCGCTTCTCCTTTTCCAATGTAAAAGCAATCCGCAGGGCTTCGATATTGTGCTGGAGGTGCTGAAGTTTACTGAAGCCCATTTTCATCAATCCATATTGTGATGGTTCCCGTCAGTTCGGTATAGAGGACATCAAACTCGTAACCGTAGGCAAAATCATCGGTCAGTTCATACTTGGCAAATACTGGTTCACAGATTGGGAACATTTTAAGAGCGAATGGTCGCAGTTCCTCATCTGCCATTAGGGTATCGAACTCATTGCATACGACTTGAAAAACCGTATCAAACTTGGAAAAGTGCAAACCCTCAAAGAGTATGTAATTGGCAATCTCATTGCATTGGTCGATAGCATTGCCAGAGCGGAACGCACCCTCGTAAGCATTTGTAGCCCACGAAGAACGCTGGTCAATAAATTTTTGGTCGTGAGCTTTTTCAGGGAAGCTACTGTTAAGGTGTTCTTGCAGTCGTAAGCGGAAATACGACAAGTCTTTTTGCTGTGTACTCATAATAAATTATGTTTTAGAATTTTTGCGTAAATCCTAAAATTAGAGCAGGCAGTAAAAGCCTTTGAAGATGTGGCAGGGTTTGGCTTTGAAAGGCGGGATTTGGCGTATTAGTATATCATATAAGGTAGAAAAACGTATTTTTGTGCTGTACAAATTTTAATTCACTATCATAATGAACGAACTAATTGAAAAAATCAACGCAAGCTATGAAGCGTTGAAAGCTGATGCACAATTGCAAGTAGAAAAGGGAAACAAAGCGGCAGGTACAAGAGCACGTAAGACTTCGCTTGAATTGGAGAAACTTTTAAAAGAGTTCAGAAAAGCATCTTTGGAAGCATCTAAAGGCTAAAAATCAAACCCTCCGAATTTTCAGAGGGTTTTGTTTTTATGGGTTGTTCAAGAGTTGAAGCATTCTGCCGACCTCTATATCCATTCGGGAAAAGGCAAACCACTTTTTACCCAAATCTTTCAGTGATGCTCCAATATGGTAAAGTTCCGTATCGTCAATAATCAAAAAGCGGTCGTGGGCATCGGAAAAAGTCTTAATCTCAATCGTAGGATATTGGCTGTTGTAGCGTTGCAAGTCAAGGCGTAGCTGATTGCTGATAGCTTTGGTGTAGATTTTTGCGGTTACATTATCCTTACGCTTACCCAATAAGGTCAGCACTGTATCATCTGCATAATTGTCGAGCAAGATAATGGAGCTTTCGGCACTTCGAATAATATCGGAAACAAAAGTATAAGCATCAAAGACCTGCCCGTTATAGA
This genomic stretch from Chryseobacterium sp. POL2 harbors:
- a CDS encoding N-6 DNA methylase, with amino-acid sequence MGFSKLQHLQHNIEALRIAFTLEKEKRQATAEERLLMMRYSGFGGLKFVLNPIANEIDINHWRKTEHDLFPITQELHQLLKENATDEKQYRQYVDSMKSSVLTAFYTPPQVIDAIAQAIRDSGLNIDKFLEPSAGIGAFVQSFAESQTKVTAYEKDVLTGKILKHLYPESNIRVSGFEEIPEKEQNNYDVIASNIPFGDTSVFDLSYSRSKDPAKIQAARSIHNYFFLKGNDMLREGGLQAFITSQGILNSPKNEPIRRVLMENNNLVSAIRLPNNLFSDYAGTEVGSDLIILQKNTAKQNLTEREDLFCQSNKTGYGTPSNAIFNDGARIINTHWKVDTDPYGQPALIYTHQGGVEGIAKNLKQMLSDDFGKYLNLSLYRGRQNDEPIVQIPVQPTPPPVIEREIIQPELPRFTPPTIVQESPQEFTQLSIFDLFANAGEPVAVLAPPKRATRTKRQTINRRRTPINRQTDLFSEAMQQPYTPPAPNGTVNRTSQPNSNEQEATGDLFSQQNGNGQADKPAVSVAVPVTIPEPALYSQELQSYHRNDCLVVDNGWVGHLQEVDKENGTAIFHPLQLPSAQQARAEAYIAVRDTYNDLYQKEAEKQTEHQEERENLNRLYDAFVKKYSNLNSADNIKLIKTDSAGKEIPYLERVKGGIVQKADIFSHPVSFSTTRLATDNPQEALASSLNKYGSVDLDYMSEISNMTADALKEHLHGRIFYNPLEREYEIAERWIAGNVVEKAKEIRACVEQNPDDKEAKQSLTALVEARPRRIEFEELDFNLGERWIPTGVYAKFASHLFDADVKIHYSDSSDDFSVICNQGNQNIWVKYAVKAESRTFDGVALMKHALVNTTPDITKKVEIDGQEVKVKDMEAIQMANSKIDEIRTTFTDWLHAQSDEFKTRLTDQYNDTFNCFVRPNYDGSHQDFAGLDRKALGIEDLYNSQKDTVWMIKLNNGAICDHEVGAGKTLVMCTAAQEMKRLGLAHKPMIIGLKSNVHEIAEAYRTAYPHAKILFPGKEDFTPQKRLRIFGDIKNNDWDCVILTHDQFGMIPQSPEIQKEILEIELDNVERNLYTMEADGAEVTRGMLAGAIKRKDNLEVKLKTLQHDIENRKDDIVDFKMMGIDHLFIDESHQFKNLMFNTRHSRVAGLGNVDGSQKAMNLLFAIRTIQERTNADMGATFLSGTTISNSLTELYLLFKYLRPRALEKQGINCFDAWAAIYARKTTDYEFSVANNIVAKERFRYFIKVPELAQFYSEITDYRTARDIGIDRPEKNEILYNIPPTPDQAEFIQNLMEFAKSGDATLLGRHPLSKSEEKAKMLIATDYARKMSLDMRMVSGIYEDHPDNKASHCANNIAKYYNKYNAQKGTQFVFSDLGTYKPNEWNVYSEIKRKLVEDHNIPANEIRFIQEAKTDKQRKELIKGMNEGKIRVLFGSTSMLGTGVNAQKRAVAVHHLDTPWRPSDLAQRDGRAIRKGNEIAKHFADNKVDVIIYAVEKSLDSYKFNLLFNKQLFIDQLKSNNLGKRIIDEGSMDEKSGMNFSEYVAILSGNTDLLDKARVEKQIAGLESEKQAFNRSKYSAKSKLENYTEEFSAAQSRLIRMTTDWDNLQQRIQKRQDGKILNPVQLDGLSPNANAKQVGTKLNEIADKARSGGDYQEIGGLYGFQLLVKTEMSEKDGVDIRVNRFFVQGEGNIKYNHNFGVIAKDPETASVNFLRALEKLPPLMAKEQENIASYKKDIPILQEVVNGTWSKESRLSELKTELAAIERKIQLSIEPEKKGEPAEQVEKKQETPKFSDSIVRTKGIHLPRGVL
- a CDS encoding histone H1 yields the protein MNELIEKINASYEALKADAQLQVEKGNKAAGTRARKTSLELEKLLKEFRKASLEASKG
- a CDS encoding DUF1896 domain-containing protein, encoding MSTQQKDLSYFRLRLQEHLNSSFPEKAHDQKFIDQRSSWATNAYEGAFRSGNAIDQCNEIANYILFEGLHFSKFDTVFQVVCNEFDTLMADEELRPFALKMFPICEPVFAKYELTDDFAYGYEFDVLYTELTGTITIWIDENGLQ